GGCGGCGTGCACAGCCACCAGGACCATCTGGTCGCCATGGCAGAACTGGCGTTCAAGCGCGGCGCCGACAGGATTTACTTGCATGCCTTCCTTGATGGCCGCGACACGCCGCCCAAAAGCGCACAATCGTCTATCGAGCTGTTGGATGCCACCTTTGCCGCCTTGGGCAAGGGCCGCATCGCCAGCCTGGTGGGCCGCTACTTCGCCATGGACCGCGACAATCGCTGGGATCGCGTGTCCCAGGCCTACAACCTGATTGTCGACGGCCAGGCCGAATTCCACGCCGCCACCGCCCAGGAAGGCCTGGAAGCTGCCTATGCGCGGGGCGAGAGCGATGAATTCGTCAAAGCCACCACCATCGGCGAGCCGGTGAAAGTCGAAGACGGCGACGCCGTGGTGTTCATGAACTTCCGCGCCGACCGCGCCCGCGAGCTGAGCCACGTATTCGTCGACGCCGGCTTCAAAGACTTCGAGCGCGCGCGCCAGCCGAAAGTCGAGTTCGTGATGCTCACCCAATACGCCGCGAACATCCCGGCGCCGTCAGCTTTCGCCCCCGGCAGCCTGGAAAACGTACTGGGTGATTACCTGGCGAAAAACGGCAAGACCCAGCTGCGTATCGCTGAAACCGAGAAATACGCCCACGTGACCTTCTTCTTCTCCGGCGGCCGCGAAGAGCCGTTTCCCGGCGAAGAACGTATCCTGATCCCATCGCCGAAAGTCGCCACCTACGACCTGCAGCCGGAAATGAGCGCGCCGGAAGTCACCGACAAAATCGTCGACGCCATCGAACACCAGCGCTACGACGTGATCGTGGTCAACTACGCCAATGGCGACATGGTCGGCCACAGCGGCAATCTCAAGGCCGCCACCCAGGCCGTCGAATGCCTGGACCGGTGCGTCGGCCGCATTGTCGACGCCCTGGAAAACGTCGGCGGCGAAGCGCTGATCACGGCCGACCACGGCAACTGCGAGCAGATGTCCGACGAATCCACCGGTCAGGCCCACACGGCCCACACCACCGAGCCGGTGCCGTTCATCTATGTGGGCAAGCGCGATTTCAAAGTGCGTGAGGGCGGCGTGCTGGCGGACGTGGCACCGACCATGTTGATGCTGATGGGGTTGGAGAAGCCCAAAGAGATGACTGGCACCTCAATCCTGGTTTGATCTAAACAACCGTGTGGGAGGGGCTTGCCCTCTCCCACATTGGATCTGCGGTGTTTGGTAGATATCTTTTTGCCATACCACCGCCACTCGGCGCCTAACTTGTCCGCGAGCCCGAATTGGGCGTTTTTTTTGCAGCGCTTGGCGGGCATACTAGGCCGTCCCTTTCCCCCTGGTGTCGCCCGCCTCTATGCTTCGCGCCTTGATTACCCTTGCTCTTGTCTGCCTGCTCCAACCGGCGTTTGCCGACGAGCGCGCACAAACCCAACAACAGTTGGACGCTACGCGTCAGGACATTGCCGAGTTGAAGAAACTGCTCGGCAAGCTCCAGGAAGAAAAATCCGGAGTGCAGAAAGACCTGCGCGGTACGGAAACCGAAATGGGCAAGCTGGAGAAGCAAGTCCAAGAGTTGCAAAAAGAACTAAAGAAGAGCGAGTCGGAACTGGAGCGACTCGACGCTGAGAAAAAAAAACTCCAGAGCGCACGCGTTGAACAGCAACGCCTGATCGCGATCCAGGCCCGCGCCGCCTACCAGAGCGGCCGCCAGGAATACTTAAAACTGCTGCTCAACCAGCAGAACCCGGAAAAATTCGCGCGCACCCTGACCTACTACGATTACCTGAGCAAGGCCCGCCTGGAGCAATTGAAAAGCTTCAACGAGACCCTGCGCCAGTTGGCCAATGTGGAACAGGAGATCACTAACCAGCAGTCGCAGCTGGAAGACCAGAAGAGCAGCCTGGACGCCCAGCGCAACGAACTGGACAAGGTTCGCAAGGAACGCCAGTTGGCCTTGGCCAAGCTCAATGACGATGTAAAGGCACGCGACGCCAAGCTGCAGGCCCGTGAACAGGACCAGGCCGACCTGGCGAAAGTACTCAAGACCATCGAAGAAACCCTGGCCCGCCAGGCGCGTGAGGCCGAAGAAGCACGGCAAAAAGCGCTGATCGCCCAGCAGGAAGCGGAAAAAAAGCGCCAGCGCGAGGCCGAGCTGGCCGCCACCTCGGATGCGCCGGCGCCGCGTAAACCGGCGCACGCGGCTCCCGGCCCGCTGGTTTCCAGCGCCGGGGAATCCTTCGGCGGGCCATTTGCTTCGGCACGCGGCAAACTTCCATGGCCGGTTGATGGTCGATTACTGGCACGCTTCGGAGAAACCCGCGGCGACGACACCCGCGCCAAGTGGGATGGTGTAATGATCAGCGCCGCTGCCGGCAGCCAGGTCCACGCCGTCCACGGTGGCCGCGTAGTGTTTGCCGATTGGCTGCGCGGGGCCGGTTTATTGGTGATTCTCGACCACGGGAATGGCTATTTGAGCCTTTACGGCCACAATCAGACATTACTCAAGTCGGCAGGTGATGTTGTAAAAGCCGGTGAATCCATCTCCACTGTCGGTAACAGTGGCGGCCAGGACACCCCGGCGTTGTACTTCGCTATTCGTCAGCAGGGTCGCCCAAGCGATCCCGCACAATGGTGCAGAACCCAAGGATAAGGGTCGCATCTACATTAGGAGTTCGTTCGACATGCTGCATTTGTCCCGCCTCACTTCGCTGGCCCTGACGATCGCCCTGGTGATCGGCGCGCCTCTGGCTTTTGCCGACCAGGCCGCTCCGGCTGCACCCGCCGCCACGGCCGCGACCACCAAGGCGCCGTTGCCGCTGGAAGAGCTGCGCACCTTTGCCGAGGTCATGGACCGCATCAAGGCAGCCTATGTCGAACCCGTAGACGACAAGACCCTGCTGGAAAATGCCATCAAGGGCATGCTCAGCAACCTCGACCCGCACTCCGCGTACCTCGGGCCGGAAGATTTCGCCGAGCTGCAGGAAAGCACCAGCGGTGAGTTCGGCGGTCTGGGCATTGAAGTCGGCGCCGAAGACGGCAACATCAAGGTCGTCTCGCCGATCGACGACACCCCGGCCTCCAAGGCCGGTATCCAGGCCGGCGACTTTATCGTCAAGATCAACGGCCAGCCGACCCGCGGCCAGACCATGACCGAAGCCGTCGACAAGATGCGCGGCAAGATCGGCCAGAAAATCACCCTGACCCTGGTGCGCGACGGCGGCAACCCGTTCGACGTGACGCTGACCCGCGCAACCATCACGGTCAAGAGCGTGAAGAGCCAGTTGCTGGAGTCGGGCTACGGCTATATCCGCATCACGCAGTTCCAGGTCAAGACCGGCGACGAAGTGGCCAAGGCCCTGGCCAAGCTGCGCAAGGACAACGGCAAGAAGCTCAGCGGTATTGTGCTCGACCTGCGCAACAACCCGGGCGGCGTGCTGCAGTCGGCGGTGGAAGTGGTCGACCATTTCATCACCAAGGGCCTGATCGTCTACACCAAGGGCCGCATCGCCAATTCCGAGCTGCGCTTCTCGGCCACCGGCAACGACCTCAGCGAGAACGTGCCGTTGGCCGTGCTGATCAACGGCGGCAGCGCCTCGGCCTCGGAAATCGTCGCCGGTGCCCTGCAGGACCAGAAGCGTGGCGTGCTGATGGGCACCACCAGTTTCGGCAAAGGTTCGGTACAGACCGTGTTGCCGCTGAACAACGAGCGCGCTCTGAAGATCACCACGGCGCTGTACTACACGCCGAACGGGCGTTCGATCCAGGCTCAGGGCATCGTGCCGGACATCGAAGTACGCAAGGCCAGGATCACCAACGAGATCGACAGCGAGTACTACAAAGAGGCCGACCTGCAAGGTCACCTGGGCAATGGCAACGGCGGCGCCGACCAGCCGACCGGCAGCGGCGCCAAAGCCAAGCCGATGCCGCAGGACGACGATTACCAACTGGCCCAGGCGTTGAGCCTGCTCAAGGGCTTGAGCATCACGCGCAGCCGTTGATATGCGTTTTGCCCTGATCATCGCTGTGCTGTGCAGCCTGGCAGGTGTCGCCCACGCGGCCCCTGCCGGCGAGCCCCGCAAAGCCTATCTCACCCTGATCATCGACGACCTTGGGCAAAACCTGCCCAGGGATCGTCGCGTGCTGGCCCTGCCGGGGCCGGTCACCACGGCGATCATGCCCGACACGCCCCATGCCGCCGAATTCGCCCGCGAGGCACACAAGGCCGGCAAGATCGTGATCCTGCACATGCCCATGGACCCAGCCACCGGCCCATTCGCCTGGCACCCCGAACTCCCCATCGAAGAACTCGGCAAACGCCTGGATGCGGCCTTCAATGCGGTGCCCTATACGGCCGGCATCAATAATCATATGGGCAGCCGCATGACCGCCCAGCCACAAGCCATGGCCTGGCTGATGGCAGAGCTGCAACGGCGCAACAAGTTTTTCGTCGACAGCCGCACCAGCGCACAGACCGTGGCCGCCGCCGAGGCGCAGAAAATTGGCCTGGCCCATGTTTCGCGGGATGTATTCCTGGACGACGAACGCACGGAAGCGGCGATTACCACGCAACTGCAAACCGCGATCAAGCTGGCGCACAAACAGGGCTCGGCAGTAATGATCGGGCATCCTTACCCGCAAACCCTCGCGGTGCTGGAGCGCGAGTTGCCCAAGCTCAAGGCCCAAGGCGTTGAGTGGATCGATATCAAATTGATGATCAGCGTGCGCAGCAACCTGGCCATGGCCGGGCATGGCAGGGACGGCACTTACCGCCCGGCCCCTAGATAACTACAGCGTTTCGCGCCCCTCAGTCCTGAATAGTGAGCCTTCGACTCATTCTGTAAGGACACTCTATGAACATCACACACAGGGTTGTTTCAGGGCTGCTGCTCGGCAGTCTCTGCGCCACGCTGCATGCCGCGCCCAAGGATTTCGGCGAAGGCCTGGCCAACGCCAGCCCTGCCCGCCTTCTAACCAACGCCCAGCATCAGCACGACCACTGGAACGGTATCGGCCGAATCAGAAACGAAACCCAGACGCTCTGTACCGCCAGCCTGCTGGACACGCGCACCGAGGACGGCACGTCCGGTCCGGCCTATGTGCTGACCAGCAGTCACTGCCTGCACCGCCTGAACGGCGCGGTGCAACGCGACTTGCCGATCAAGGGCAGCATCAGCTTCAACTACTTCGACGACACCCTCGAAGCCCTCAAGACCTACCCGCTGAAAACCCTGAAATGGGGAAGCAGCCAAGGGGTCGACCTGGCGATTGTCGAGTTGCAGGCTTCACTGGCCGACCTGATCAAGGCCGGCATCCAGCCATTGAAACTGGCGGAAGAAGTGCCTGCCAGTGGCAGTGATATTCTCACCCTGATCGCTCCGGAATGGGACACCCTGCACCTGTCCGCCTGCACGCAACAAACGTCACGCGAACTGGTGGAGCAGCCGTTTGTGTGGCGGGTCACCATGAAGAACCAGTGCCAGGGCGTCGGCGTGGGCAGCTTCGGCGCGCCCTTGCTGGACCGGGCGACCAACCAGCTCTTCGGCATCCTCAGCACCAGCACCACAGGCCAGCCAGAGGAGCGCAAATGCCAGCGCGATGCACCGTGTGAAATCCATGGCGGTACAGCTGTCTGGCACCCCGAGACGAACTACGGCAGCCCGGTGAGCTTCCTCAATCAGTGTTTCGTCGACGGCATGCTGCAGGCCGACAGCGAACACTGCGATCTCTACCCGACCACATCCATCACCTTTCAGAACCCGGAGCCCATCCAGCAGTACTTCATCAAGCCCGCAGATGGCAAAGGCAAAGACATCGTGCCGCGCTGGAACCTGACATTCACCACCAATACTCCGTTCTATCGCTACAAGACCACCCGCCGCGCCATCGACTGCGAAAATCCGGCGCTCTACAGCGTGCCGATCAAAGCGCAAGGCGCCTACGTGAACGACGCCATCGGCCCGCAAACGGGGATGCACATGCTGTGTATTGTCGGGGTCGAGTCCGCAGAACAGCGCGTAACCAACGGCATGATGAGAAACGCCCTGACCCTTGCGGTCGAGCTCGCCGAGCCAGGGCCGGCACGTACGCCGAATGTGACCATCAACCTGGATAAACAAGGCTCGGCGGCCTATACCGTCATCTGGAACCTGGCGCCGCCATTCATGCACCGCTATACCTACAAGTACGGCCCTGCGGCGACCACCGATTGCCTGCGCCCCGTGGGCTATCAGCCCATACCGCCGGCGCCTGCGGCGGCGGATGAAGAGGACGAGATCATCGACCTGGTCTACCCACTCAATGATCACCCCGGCATGGTGCTGGAAAAGTATGCCCAGGTGATCAGCGTCAGAAACACACCGTACAAAATCTGTACCTATGCCTTCGACCAGGCGGACCAGCCGTCTACCCTGCGTGTGGACCTGCTCAAGCCGCGCTGAGGCTAGAGGTAACGCGCCATGATCTCGTCGATCACGCCTTCTTTGCGCAGCTGATCCAGCGCCGCCTGCAGTTTGCTCACCTGCTCGTCCGGTACGTTCTTGTTCAGCGCGAGGTAGAGCTGGGCGCTATTGAAGCGCAAAACCGTCTTGAAGCCGGTGATGCCGACTTGCCGCGCCAGGTATCGCCCGGCCGGGTCGCCGGTGGCCCAAAGGTCAATCCGGCCATCCATGAGCTTTTGCGCGTTGTCTTGATCACGCAGCACGACCACAGGCTTGAGCCCCTGTTTTTCGAGGCTTTCAGCGATGGCGTCACCTTTGTAGGCGCCGATCTTGTAGCGCCGTGCGTGCTCCAGGTCGTCCAGCTGGATAGTGCTGTCGGCCTTGGCCAGCAATACCCAGTCATCCGGACCGATGGGGCCGACCCATTTGAACAGCGCTTCGCGGTCCGGCAGGCGCGCCATGACGAACACACCATAACCGGGCTTTTCCAGGGCGAGCTTGTAGATTCGTTCCCAAGGGAAACGCAAGGTGAGGTCGTAAGAGATCCCGGCGCGCTTAAAGGTTTCGCGCACGATGTCCACGGCGATGCCTTCGATGTTCTCGTCCTTGGCGAAGTTCTTGCCGTTTTTGGCCATGTTATAGGGCGGGAAATTTTCCGTGAGCAGCACCAGAGGGCTGCCGGATGCGTCGTCGGCGCGGGCCGAGCCGGCCAACAGGAGGGAGGTGCCGGCGAGGGCGAGCAGCAGGTGTTTGAACATGAAGGTTACCGAAATCCATGGCAAGCGCAGAGAGTGCCGCGCGCCTGCCATGGTGTCCAGCAACGTTTAGCGAACGACGATACCGCGAGCTGCCATGTAGGCCTTGGCCTCAGGAACGGTGTACTCGCCAAAGTGGAAAATACTCGCCGCCAGCACCGCGCTGGCGTGGCCTTCGATGACACCGTCAGCCAAGTGCTGCAGGGTGCCGACGCCGCCGGAAGCGATCACCGGAATGCCCAAAGCATCGCTGATGGCGCGCGTCACACCCAGGTCGAAGC
The sequence above is drawn from the Pseudomonas quebecensis genome and encodes:
- the gpmI gene encoding 2,3-bisphosphoglycerate-independent phosphoglycerate mutase, whose protein sequence is MTTTPKPLVLIILDGFGHSESHHDNAVYAADKPVLDRLSATVPNGLISGSGMDVGLPDGQMGNSEVGHMNLGAGRVVYQDFTRVTKAIRDGEFFENPTICAAVDKAVAAGKAVHFMGLLSDGGVHSHQDHLVAMAELAFKRGADRIYLHAFLDGRDTPPKSAQSSIELLDATFAALGKGRIASLVGRYFAMDRDNRWDRVSQAYNLIVDGQAEFHAATAQEGLEAAYARGESDEFVKATTIGEPVKVEDGDAVVFMNFRADRARELSHVFVDAGFKDFERARQPKVEFVMLTQYAANIPAPSAFAPGSLENVLGDYLAKNGKTQLRIAETEKYAHVTFFFSGGREEPFPGEERILIPSPKVATYDLQPEMSAPEVTDKIVDAIEHQRYDVIVVNYANGDMVGHSGNLKAATQAVECLDRCVGRIVDALENVGGEALITADHGNCEQMSDESTGQAHTAHTTEPVPFIYVGKRDFKVREGGVLADVAPTMLMLMGLEKPKEMTGTSILV
- a CDS encoding substrate-binding periplasmic protein codes for the protein MFKHLLLALAGTSLLLAGSARADDASGSPLVLLTENFPPYNMAKNGKNFAKDENIEGIAVDIVRETFKRAGISYDLTLRFPWERIYKLALEKPGYGVFVMARLPDREALFKWVGPIGPDDWVLLAKADSTIQLDDLEHARRYKIGAYKGDAIAESLEKQGLKPVVVLRDQDNAQKLMDGRIDLWATGDPAGRYLARQVGITGFKTVLRFNSAQLYLALNKNVPDEQVSKLQAALDQLRKEGVIDEIMARYL
- a CDS encoding divergent polysaccharide deacetylase family protein, with translation MRFALIIAVLCSLAGVAHAAPAGEPRKAYLTLIIDDLGQNLPRDRRVLALPGPVTTAIMPDTPHAAEFAREAHKAGKIVILHMPMDPATGPFAWHPELPIEELGKRLDAAFNAVPYTAGINNHMGSRMTAQPQAMAWLMAELQRRNKFFVDSRTSAQTVAAAEAQKIGLAHVSRDVFLDDERTEAAITTQLQTAIKLAHKQGSAVMIGHPYPQTLAVLERELPKLKAQGVEWIDIKLMISVRSNLAMAGHGRDGTYRPAPR
- a CDS encoding S41 family peptidase gives rise to the protein MLHLSRLTSLALTIALVIGAPLAFADQAAPAAPAATAATTKAPLPLEELRTFAEVMDRIKAAYVEPVDDKTLLENAIKGMLSNLDPHSAYLGPEDFAELQESTSGEFGGLGIEVGAEDGNIKVVSPIDDTPASKAGIQAGDFIVKINGQPTRGQTMTEAVDKMRGKIGQKITLTLVRDGGNPFDVTLTRATITVKSVKSQLLESGYGYIRITQFQVKTGDEVAKALAKLRKDNGKKLSGIVLDLRNNPGGVLQSAVEVVDHFITKGLIVYTKGRIANSELRFSATGNDLSENVPLAVLINGGSASASEIVAGALQDQKRGVLMGTTSFGKGSVQTVLPLNNERALKITTALYYTPNGRSIQAQGIVPDIEVRKARITNEIDSEYYKEADLQGHLGNGNGGADQPTGSGAKAKPMPQDDDYQLAQALSLLKGLSITRSR
- a CDS encoding serine protease, which produces MNITHRVVSGLLLGSLCATLHAAPKDFGEGLANASPARLLTNAQHQHDHWNGIGRIRNETQTLCTASLLDTRTEDGTSGPAYVLTSSHCLHRLNGAVQRDLPIKGSISFNYFDDTLEALKTYPLKTLKWGSSQGVDLAIVELQASLADLIKAGIQPLKLAEEVPASGSDILTLIAPEWDTLHLSACTQQTSRELVEQPFVWRVTMKNQCQGVGVGSFGAPLLDRATNQLFGILSTSTTGQPEERKCQRDAPCEIHGGTAVWHPETNYGSPVSFLNQCFVDGMLQADSEHCDLYPTTSITFQNPEPIQQYFIKPADGKGKDIVPRWNLTFTTNTPFYRYKTTRRAIDCENPALYSVPIKAQGAYVNDAIGPQTGMHMLCIVGVESAEQRVTNGMMRNALTLAVELAEPGPARTPNVTINLDKQGSAAYTVIWNLAPPFMHRYTYKYGPAATTDCLRPVGYQPIPPAPAAADEEDEIIDLVYPLNDHPGMVLEKYAQVISVRNTPYKICTYAFDQADQPSTLRVDLLKPR
- a CDS encoding murein hydrolase activator EnvC family protein, which gives rise to MLRALITLALVCLLQPAFADERAQTQQQLDATRQDIAELKKLLGKLQEEKSGVQKDLRGTETEMGKLEKQVQELQKELKKSESELERLDAEKKKLQSARVEQQRLIAIQARAAYQSGRQEYLKLLLNQQNPEKFARTLTYYDYLSKARLEQLKSFNETLRQLANVEQEITNQQSQLEDQKSSLDAQRNELDKVRKERQLALAKLNDDVKARDAKLQAREQDQADLAKVLKTIEETLARQAREAEEARQKALIAQQEAEKKRQREAELAATSDAPAPRKPAHAAPGPLVSSAGESFGGPFASARGKLPWPVDGRLLARFGETRGDDTRAKWDGVMISAAAGSQVHAVHGGRVVFADWLRGAGLLVILDHGNGYLSLYGHNQTLLKSAGDVVKAGESISTVGNSGGQDTPALYFAIRQQGRPSDPAQWCRTQG